A region of Micropterus dolomieu isolate WLL.071019.BEF.003 ecotype Adirondacks linkage group LG01, ASM2129224v1, whole genome shotgun sequence DNA encodes the following proteins:
- the chpf2 gene encoding chondroitin sulfate glucuronyltransferase isoform X2: MLACSLMPALPLLLGLSLGCSLSLLMVSWTQGDTDESCGDELGNGRHYMGRGDAQRDSRDGAGDDFQPRIVPYHKDPNKSHKKVLRTRYIHTELGIRERLLVGVLTSRATLSTLAVAVNRTVAHHFHRTFFFTGLRSPKVPHGMTVVAHGDDRPVWLMYETVRHLHQHYGSDYDWFLLAQDDTYMQADRLSELVGHLSAGQDLYMGRAEEFIGGEEKARYCHGGYGYLLSRSLLARLHPHLDTCRNDILSVRPDEWLGRCIIDYLGLSCVEMHQEMTYRYFELGKNADPEREDSEQFINAFTVHPISEPNLMYRLHKRFSQIELEQTYLQIQQLQMQINNLSDLTPEGKAGVTWPIGINPPFKPRTRFEVINWEYFTEEHIYSCIDSSPKCEMRGADRADVNAVLEIAVERLNERYQPQLRFRKRRLLNGYRRFDPTRGMEYVLELALEAYTQKGHSQVIAKRVNLLRPLSAVEIIPMPYVTEATRVQVILPVTAQDQDYVGNFLDMYVMNTLDTHDNVLLTFLFIYDPFDAQRVSQTDVFAGIKAMIGEVEKRYGDVKIPWISVKTEVPSQVKLMDIISKKHPVDTLFFLASVWTEINAEFLNRCRMNAISNWQVFYPIHFQEYSPAVVYRDQQPSAASSSFSSESLRDGRFDRHVFDEACFYNADYMTARTKMAADILDNEELLESMDVYDIFVRYSGLHVFRAVEPALIQKYVRRACNPRFSEDIYHRCVLSNLQGLGSRSHLAMALFEQEQANST; encoded by the exons ATGCTAGCTTGCTCTTTGAT GCCTGCTTTACCCCTTCTCCTCGGCCTGTCCCTGGGGTGCAGTCTGAGCCTTTTGATGGTGTCCTGGACACAAGGGGACACCGATGAATCCTGTGGAGATGAACTGGGCAATGGGAGGCATTACATGGGCCGAGGAGATGCCCAGAGAGACTCCAGAGATGGAGCTGGAGATGACTTCCAGCCACGTATCGTGCCCTATCACAAGGACCCAAACAAGTCACACAAGAAAGTCCTCAG AACTCGGTATATTCACACTGAACTGGGCATCAGAGAGCGACTGCTGGTGGGTGTCCTGACCTCTCGGGCGACCCTCAGCACGCTGGCCGTGGCCGTGAATCGCACAGTTGCCCACCATTTCCACCGCACCTTTTTCTTCACAGGCCTGCGCAGCCCTAAGGTGCCTCACGGCATGACTGTGGTTGCCCATGGTGATGACCGTCCAGTGTGGTTGATGTACGAGACAGTGCGTCACCTCCACCAGCACTACGGCTCAGACTATGACTGGTTCCTCTTAGCCCAGGATGACACTTACATGCAAGCAGATCGTCTGTCAGAGCTGGTGGGTCACCTCAGTGCAGGTCAGGACCTGTATATGGGCAGGGCGGAGGAGTTCATTGGCGGAGAGGAGAAGGCACGCTACTGCCACGGGGGCTACGGCTACCTGCTGTCCCGCAGTCTGCTGGCCCGTCTGCATCCCCACCTTGATACCTGCCGTAATGACATCCTCAGTGTGAGACCTGATGAGTGGCTGGGCCGCTGCATTATTGACTACCTGGGTCTCAGTTGTGTGGAGATGCaccag GAGATGACATATCGTTACTTTGAGCTCGGGAAAAACGCAGATCCAGAGCGTGAAGACAGCGAACAGTTTATAAATGCCTTCACCGTCCATCCTATATCAGAACCAAATCTCATGTATCGCCTACACAAACGCTTCAGTCAGATTGAGCTGGAACAGACTTACCTACAGATTCAACAGCTGCAG ATGCAGATCAACAACCTGAGTGACCTGACACCAGAGGGTAAGGCTGGAGTCACATGGCCTATTGGAATCAACCCTCCCTTCAAGCCGAGAACCCGTTTTGAGGTTATAAACTGGGAGTACTTCACTGAAGAGCACATTTACTCGTGCATTGACAGTTCCCCCAAGTGTGAGATGAGAGGGGCTGACCGCGCGGATGTAAATGCAGTTCTGGAGATTGCGGTGGAGCGTCTAAATGAGCGCTACCAGCCCCAGCTACGCTTCCGCAAGCGGCGTCTTCTTAACGGTTACCGGCGCTTTGATCCCACGCGTGGTATGGAGTATGTGCTGGAGCTCGCGCTGGAGGCCTACACCCAGAAAGGGCACAGTCAAGTCATTGCTAAACGGGTTAACTTGTTGCGACCTCTAAGTGCAGTTGAGATTATCCCCATGCCCTATGTGACAGAGGCAACACGGGTGCAGGTCATCCTGCCTGTCACTGCCCAGGATCAGGACTATGTTGGTAACTTCCTCGATATGTACGTGATGAACACTTTGGACACCCATGACAATGTTTTACTCACGTTCCTGTTCATCTATGATCCCTTTGATGCACAGCGAGTGAGCCAGACTGATGTGTTCGCCGGCATTAAGGCCATGATTGGGGAGGTGGAGAAGCGCTACGGAGACGTGAAGATCCCCTGGATCAGCGTGAAGACGGAGGTGCCCTCGCAAGTCAAGCTGATGGACATCATCTCTAAGAAGCACCCAGTGGACACGCTGTTTTTCCTGGCcagtgtgtggacagagatcaaCGCCGAGTTCCTGAATCGCTGCAGAATGAACGCCATCAGCAACTGGCAGGTCTTCTACCCCATCCACTTCCAAGAGTACAGTCCTGCTGTTGTCTACCGCGACCAGCAGCCCTCTgccgcctcctcctctttttcctctgaGTCACTGCGAGACGGCCGTTTTGACCGCCACGTTTTCGACGAGGCTTGCTTTTACAATGCGGACTACATGACGGCGCggaccaagatggctgccgataTCTTGGACAACGAGGAGCTGCTGGAAAGCATGGACGTGTATGACATATTTGTCCGTTACTCGGGCCTGCACGTGTTCAGAGCCGTAGAGCCGGCGCTGATCCAGAAATACGTGCGGCGAGCGTGCAACCCGCGTTTCAGTGAGGATATCTACCACCGCTGTGTCCTCAGCAACCTGCAGGGTCTGGGGTCACGCTCACATCTAGCCATGGCTCTTTTTGAGCAAGAGCAGGCCAACAGCACCTAG
- the abcf2b gene encoding ATP-binding cassette, sub-family F, member 2b, whose product MPSDLAKKKAAKKKEAAKARQRTKKTEEEGEQPETQLNGAESNGIASLTKELDEFELAKTEARAVTGVLASHPNSTDVHISSLSLTFHGQELLADTSLELNSGRRYGLIGLNGTGKSMLLSAIGHREIPIPEHIDIYHLTREMAPSDKTALQCVMEVDEQRIMLEKEAERLAHEDSECEKLMELYERLEELDADKAEVRASRILHGLGFTAAMQQKKLKDFSGGWRMRVALARALFIKPFMLLLDEPTNHLDLDACVWLEEELKSFKRILVLISHSQDFLNGVCTNIIHLHQRKLKYYTGNYDQYVKTREELEENQMKRFNWEQDQITHMKNYIARFGHGSAKLARQAQSKEKTLQKMVASGLTEKVVNDKTLSFYFPPCGKIPPPVIMVQNVSFKYSDNTPHIYKNLEFGIDLDTRVALVGPNGAGKSTLLKLLMGELLPTDGMIRKHSHVKIGRYHQHLTEQLELDLSPLEYMMKCFPEIKEKEEMRKIIGRYGLTGKQQVSPIRNLSDGQKCRVCFAWLAWQNPHMLFLDEPTNHLDIETIDALADAVNEFDGGMMLVSHDFRLIQQVAQEIWVCENQTITKWNRDILAYKEHLKSKIEKQAHDI is encoded by the exons ATGCCATCCGACTTAGCCaagaagaaggcagcaaagaaGAAGGAGGCCGCTAAAGCCCGCCAGCGTACCAAAAAGACTGAAGAGGAGGGTGAACAACCAGAGACCCAGCTCAACGGAGCTGAGAGCAATG gtatTGCCAGTTTGACAAAGGAGCTGGATGAATTTGAGCTAGCAAAAACAGAGGCACGGGCAGTGACGGGCGTTCTGGCCTCACATCCCAACAGCACTGATGTCCACATTAGCAGCCTGTCGCTCACCTTCCATGGCCAAGAGCTTCTTGCAGACACCAGCCTGGAGCTCAACTCAGGCAGACGCTATGGGCTCATTGGCCTTAACGGCACAG GAAAATCCATGCTGTTGTCAGCCATCGGGCATCGTGAGATTCCTATTCCAGAGCACATCGATATTTACCACTTGACCCGGGAGATGGCCCCCAGCGACAAGACAGCACTGCAGTGTGTCATGGAGGTGGATGAACAGAGGATTATGCTGGAGAAGGAGGCAGAGAGACTTGCTCATGAGGACT CCGAGTGTGAGAAGCTTATGGAGCTGTATGAGCGTCTGGAGGAGCTGGATGCAGATAAGGCAGAGGTGCGAGCCTCTCGAATCCTCCACGGTTTGGGTTTCACTGCTGCTATGCAGCAAAAGAAACTGAAGGACTTCAGTGGAGGATGGAGGATGCGTGTTGCTCTAGCCAG AGCCCTGTTCATCAAGCCCTTCATGCTGTTGCTGGATGAGCCCACTAACCACTTGGATTTGGATGCCTGTGTGTGGTTAGAGGAGGAGCTCAAGTC GTTCAAGCGAATCCTTGTACTCATCTCACACTCTCAAGACTTCCTGAATGGTGTGTGCACCAACATCATCCACCTGCATCAGAGGAAACTGAAATACTACACG GGTAACTATGACCAGTATGTGAAGACCAGAGAGGAGTTGGAAGAGAACCAAATGAAGCGCTTCAACTGGGAACAGGACCAGATAACACACATGAAG AATTACATAGCCAGGTTTGGTCACGGCTCTGCAAAGCTGGCACGACAGGCACAGAGCAAAGAGAAGACTCTGCAGAAGATGGTGGCTTCAGGCTTGACTGAAAAAGTTGTGAATGACAAG ACtctgtcattttattttcctccctGTGGGAAGATTCCTCCCCCTGTTATCATGGTTCAGAACGTGAGCTTCAAGTACAGTGACAACACA CCACACATATATAAAAACCTGGAGTTTGGTATTGACCTGGATACAAGAGTGGCTCTGGTGGGGCCCAATGGAGCAGGGAAATCCACACTACTGAAGCTGCTGATGGGAGAG CTGCTACCCACAGATGGCATGATCCGTAAACATTCTCACGTGAAGATCGGCAGATATCACCAG CATCTGACAGAGCAGCTGGAGCTGGACCTGTCTCCTTTGGAGTACATGATGAAGTGTTTCCCTGAGAtcaaagaaaaagaggagatgAGGAAGATCATTGGTCGCTATGGGCTGACAGGAAAACAGCAG GTCAGTCCGATCAGGAACTTGTCAGATGGTCAGAAGTGCCGGGTGTGTTTTGCCTGGCTGGCCTGGCAGAACCCTCACATGTTGTTCCTTGACGAGCCCACCAATCACCTGGATATTGAGACTATTGACGCATTGGCAGACGCCGTCAATGAGTTCGACGGCGGAATGATGCTAGTTAGCCACGACTTCAGGCTGATTCAACAG GTGGCTCAGGAGATCTGGGTGTGTGAGAATCAAACCATCACAAAGTGGAACCGGGACATCCTGGCATACAAGGAGCACTTGAAATCAAAGATTGAAAAGCAAGCGCAtgacatctaa
- the chpf2 gene encoding chondroitin sulfate glucuronyltransferase isoform X1, whose amino-acid sequence MRLSSFLAVFRPALPLLLGLSLGCSLSLLMVSWTQGDTDESCGDELGNGRHYMGRGDAQRDSRDGAGDDFQPRIVPYHKDPNKSHKKVLRTRYIHTELGIRERLLVGVLTSRATLSTLAVAVNRTVAHHFHRTFFFTGLRSPKVPHGMTVVAHGDDRPVWLMYETVRHLHQHYGSDYDWFLLAQDDTYMQADRLSELVGHLSAGQDLYMGRAEEFIGGEEKARYCHGGYGYLLSRSLLARLHPHLDTCRNDILSVRPDEWLGRCIIDYLGLSCVEMHQEMTYRYFELGKNADPEREDSEQFINAFTVHPISEPNLMYRLHKRFSQIELEQTYLQIQQLQMQINNLSDLTPEGKAGVTWPIGINPPFKPRTRFEVINWEYFTEEHIYSCIDSSPKCEMRGADRADVNAVLEIAVERLNERYQPQLRFRKRRLLNGYRRFDPTRGMEYVLELALEAYTQKGHSQVIAKRVNLLRPLSAVEIIPMPYVTEATRVQVILPVTAQDQDYVGNFLDMYVMNTLDTHDNVLLTFLFIYDPFDAQRVSQTDVFAGIKAMIGEVEKRYGDVKIPWISVKTEVPSQVKLMDIISKKHPVDTLFFLASVWTEINAEFLNRCRMNAISNWQVFYPIHFQEYSPAVVYRDQQPSAASSSFSSESLRDGRFDRHVFDEACFYNADYMTARTKMAADILDNEELLESMDVYDIFVRYSGLHVFRAVEPALIQKYVRRACNPRFSEDIYHRCVLSNLQGLGSRSHLAMALFEQEQANST is encoded by the exons ATGCGTCTCTCCTCCTTTTTGGCCGTGTTCAGGCCTGCTTTACCCCTTCTCCTCGGCCTGTCCCTGGGGTGCAGTCTGAGCCTTTTGATGGTGTCCTGGACACAAGGGGACACCGATGAATCCTGTGGAGATGAACTGGGCAATGGGAGGCATTACATGGGCCGAGGAGATGCCCAGAGAGACTCCAGAGATGGAGCTGGAGATGACTTCCAGCCACGTATCGTGCCCTATCACAAGGACCCAAACAAGTCACACAAGAAAGTCCTCAG AACTCGGTATATTCACACTGAACTGGGCATCAGAGAGCGACTGCTGGTGGGTGTCCTGACCTCTCGGGCGACCCTCAGCACGCTGGCCGTGGCCGTGAATCGCACAGTTGCCCACCATTTCCACCGCACCTTTTTCTTCACAGGCCTGCGCAGCCCTAAGGTGCCTCACGGCATGACTGTGGTTGCCCATGGTGATGACCGTCCAGTGTGGTTGATGTACGAGACAGTGCGTCACCTCCACCAGCACTACGGCTCAGACTATGACTGGTTCCTCTTAGCCCAGGATGACACTTACATGCAAGCAGATCGTCTGTCAGAGCTGGTGGGTCACCTCAGTGCAGGTCAGGACCTGTATATGGGCAGGGCGGAGGAGTTCATTGGCGGAGAGGAGAAGGCACGCTACTGCCACGGGGGCTACGGCTACCTGCTGTCCCGCAGTCTGCTGGCCCGTCTGCATCCCCACCTTGATACCTGCCGTAATGACATCCTCAGTGTGAGACCTGATGAGTGGCTGGGCCGCTGCATTATTGACTACCTGGGTCTCAGTTGTGTGGAGATGCaccag GAGATGACATATCGTTACTTTGAGCTCGGGAAAAACGCAGATCCAGAGCGTGAAGACAGCGAACAGTTTATAAATGCCTTCACCGTCCATCCTATATCAGAACCAAATCTCATGTATCGCCTACACAAACGCTTCAGTCAGATTGAGCTGGAACAGACTTACCTACAGATTCAACAGCTGCAG ATGCAGATCAACAACCTGAGTGACCTGACACCAGAGGGTAAGGCTGGAGTCACATGGCCTATTGGAATCAACCCTCCCTTCAAGCCGAGAACCCGTTTTGAGGTTATAAACTGGGAGTACTTCACTGAAGAGCACATTTACTCGTGCATTGACAGTTCCCCCAAGTGTGAGATGAGAGGGGCTGACCGCGCGGATGTAAATGCAGTTCTGGAGATTGCGGTGGAGCGTCTAAATGAGCGCTACCAGCCCCAGCTACGCTTCCGCAAGCGGCGTCTTCTTAACGGTTACCGGCGCTTTGATCCCACGCGTGGTATGGAGTATGTGCTGGAGCTCGCGCTGGAGGCCTACACCCAGAAAGGGCACAGTCAAGTCATTGCTAAACGGGTTAACTTGTTGCGACCTCTAAGTGCAGTTGAGATTATCCCCATGCCCTATGTGACAGAGGCAACACGGGTGCAGGTCATCCTGCCTGTCACTGCCCAGGATCAGGACTATGTTGGTAACTTCCTCGATATGTACGTGATGAACACTTTGGACACCCATGACAATGTTTTACTCACGTTCCTGTTCATCTATGATCCCTTTGATGCACAGCGAGTGAGCCAGACTGATGTGTTCGCCGGCATTAAGGCCATGATTGGGGAGGTGGAGAAGCGCTACGGAGACGTGAAGATCCCCTGGATCAGCGTGAAGACGGAGGTGCCCTCGCAAGTCAAGCTGATGGACATCATCTCTAAGAAGCACCCAGTGGACACGCTGTTTTTCCTGGCcagtgtgtggacagagatcaaCGCCGAGTTCCTGAATCGCTGCAGAATGAACGCCATCAGCAACTGGCAGGTCTTCTACCCCATCCACTTCCAAGAGTACAGTCCTGCTGTTGTCTACCGCGACCAGCAGCCCTCTgccgcctcctcctctttttcctctgaGTCACTGCGAGACGGCCGTTTTGACCGCCACGTTTTCGACGAGGCTTGCTTTTACAATGCGGACTACATGACGGCGCggaccaagatggctgccgataTCTTGGACAACGAGGAGCTGCTGGAAAGCATGGACGTGTATGACATATTTGTCCGTTACTCGGGCCTGCACGTGTTCAGAGCCGTAGAGCCGGCGCTGATCCAGAAATACGTGCGGCGAGCGTGCAACCCGCGTTTCAGTGAGGATATCTACCACCGCTGTGTCCTCAGCAACCTGCAGGGTCTGGGGTCACGCTCACATCTAGCCATGGCTCTTTTTGAGCAAGAGCAGGCCAACAGCACCTAG